The following are from one region of the Mycolicibacterium diernhoferi genome:
- the ilvA gene encoding threonine ammonia-lyase IlvA — MSADLSRVPRVSPLSAADIDEAAARISDVVTRTPLQFSDRLSAATGAQVYLKREDLQAVRSYKLRGAYNVLMQLTPEELAAGVVCSSAGNHAQGFALACRSMGVHGRVYAPAKTPKQKRDRIRYHGGEYIELIIGGKTYDMAAEAALDDVARTGATLVPPYDDPRTMAGQGTIAVELLEQLSAEPDVVIVPVGGGGCIAGITTYLSERTTTSSVLGVEPAGAASMMAALAAGGPVTLDHVDQFVDGAAVAKAGTHTYTALAAAGDMLSITSVDEGAVCSAMLDLYQNEGIIAEPAGALSVAALLEADIAPGSTVVCIISGGNNDVSRYGEILERSLVHRGLKHYFLVDFPQEPGALRGFLDSVLGVNDDITLFEYVKRNNRETGEALVGIELSSAADLEGLIERMQESEAHVELLEPGSPTYRYLT; from the coding sequence GTGTCTGCAGACCTGAGCCGAGTCCCACGCGTTTCGCCGCTGTCCGCGGCCGACATCGACGAGGCCGCTGCACGAATTTCCGACGTCGTCACCCGCACTCCGCTGCAGTTCAGCGACCGGCTGTCGGCGGCGACCGGCGCCCAGGTGTACCTGAAGCGCGAGGACCTGCAGGCGGTGCGGTCCTACAAGCTGCGCGGTGCCTACAACGTGTTGATGCAGCTCACGCCGGAGGAACTCGCGGCCGGTGTGGTCTGTTCATCGGCCGGCAACCACGCCCAGGGCTTCGCGCTGGCCTGCCGGTCGATGGGGGTGCATGGCCGGGTGTATGCGCCGGCCAAGACGCCGAAGCAGAAGCGCGACCGCATCCGCTACCACGGCGGCGAGTACATCGAACTGATCATCGGCGGCAAGACCTACGACATGGCCGCCGAGGCCGCGCTCGACGATGTCGCGCGCACCGGGGCCACCCTCGTCCCGCCGTACGACGACCCGCGGACGATGGCCGGCCAGGGCACCATCGCGGTCGAACTGCTCGAGCAGCTGTCCGCCGAGCCCGACGTGGTCATCGTCCCGGTCGGCGGTGGCGGTTGCATCGCCGGCATCACCACCTACCTGTCCGAGCGCACCACGACGTCCTCGGTGCTGGGTGTCGAGCCGGCGGGCGCGGCGTCGATGATGGCCGCGCTGGCCGCGGGTGGTCCCGTGACGCTCGATCACGTCGACCAGTTCGTGGACGGGGCCGCGGTGGCCAAGGCCGGCACCCACACCTACACCGCGCTCGCCGCGGCCGGGGACATGCTCTCGATCACGTCGGTCGACGAGGGCGCGGTGTGCTCGGCGATGCTCGACCTGTACCAGAACGAGGGCATCATCGCCGAGCCCGCGGGAGCGCTGTCGGTGGCCGCACTGTTGGAGGCCGACATCGCCCCCGGCTCCACCGTGGTGTGCATCATCTCCGGCGGCAACAACGACGTGTCCCGATACGGCGAGATCCTGGAGCGCTCCCTGGTGCACCGCGGCCTCAAGCACTACTTCCTGGTGGACTTCCCGCAGGAGCCCGGCGCCCTGCGTGGGTTCCTGGACAGTGTGCTCGGCGTCAACGACGACATCACCCTGTTCGAGTACGTCAAGCGCAACAACCGCGAAACCGGTGAAGCCCTGGTCGGGATCGAGTTGAGTTCGGCCGCAGATCTCGAGGGGCTGATCGAGCGGATGCAGGAATCCGAGGCGCACGTCGAGCTGTTGGAGCCCGGTTCGCCGACCTACCGTTACCTGACCTGA
- a CDS encoding helix-turn-helix domain-containing protein — MPTRNATLAEFLRQHRAKLQPSAVGLPEGRRRRVTGLRREEVASLAGISPDYYHRIEQGRERPSDQVLDAIARTLLLSPDATAYLRNLAANHAARQPIVRLQRSIDPALQDLIDNWYSSPASIYDGSLTAVMANGGAAALSDSFAVGGNPVRSLFLDERKREFYRNWDGLTAWAVRGLRDFAGHHPDPRLDALIDELHTRSAHFRKLWATYDVRSHSRGLLLMNHPQVGPLDLHFQHLGLRGSDHIMVVYWADPGSPSEVALRALTECRSPSAV; from the coding sequence GTGCCCACCAGGAATGCGACGCTCGCGGAGTTTCTCCGGCAACACCGGGCCAAGCTGCAGCCGAGTGCTGTCGGGCTCCCGGAAGGACGCCGTCGGCGTGTGACAGGGTTGCGTCGGGAAGAGGTGGCCAGTCTGGCCGGCATCAGTCCCGACTACTACCACCGAATCGAGCAAGGACGCGAGCGGCCCTCCGACCAGGTGCTCGACGCGATCGCCCGTACCCTGCTGCTCAGTCCCGACGCGACGGCGTATCTGCGGAACCTGGCAGCGAATCACGCTGCGCGGCAACCGATCGTCCGGCTGCAGCGGTCGATCGATCCCGCGCTGCAAGACCTGATCGACAATTGGTATTCCTCTCCGGCGAGTATCTATGACGGTTCCCTCACCGCGGTGATGGCCAACGGGGGCGCGGCCGCGCTGTCGGACAGCTTCGCGGTCGGAGGAAATCCGGTGCGCAGCTTGTTCCTCGACGAGCGCAAGCGCGAGTTCTACCGCAACTGGGACGGTCTGACCGCATGGGCCGTGCGGGGGCTTCGTGACTTCGCCGGCCACCACCCGGATCCGAGGCTGGACGCGTTGATCGATGAATTGCATACGCGGAGTGCACACTTCCGCAAGCTGTGGGCCACGTACGACGTCAGGAGCCACAGCCGTGGTCTCCTGCTGATGAACCACCCGCAGGTCGGTCCGCTCGATCTGCATTTCCAGCACCTGGGCCTGCGCGGCAGCGATCACATCATGGTGGTCTACTGGGCAGACCCGGGCTCGCCCTCGGAGGTGGCGTTGCGGGCATTGACCGAGTGCCGATCTCCCAGCGCGGTCTGA
- a CDS encoding alpha/beta fold hydrolase — MNIPFRSLVTAAAAAATFLATIAPSGPAHAQPADVKNVVLVHGAFADGSGWRGVYDELVARGYRVTIVQNPLTSLSDDISATQRVIDRQDGPTVLVGHSYGGTVITEVGVDPKVTGLVYVSGLAPDAGETTSQQYADYPTPPSFVIETGSDDFGFVNMEKFKAGFAGDTTDEVAAFLRDSQVPINMSIFDETLTQAAWRTKPSWAVVATADEAIDPRMLRQTAERVGAEITEIDASHVVFLTHPRAVADVIDRAAKESGQA, encoded by the coding sequence ATGAACATCCCCTTCCGCAGCCTTGTCACCGCTGCCGCCGCAGCCGCGACGTTCCTCGCCACCATCGCCCCCAGCGGGCCGGCCCACGCGCAACCCGCGGATGTGAAGAACGTCGTGCTCGTGCACGGCGCCTTCGCCGACGGGTCCGGCTGGCGCGGCGTGTACGACGAGCTCGTCGCCCGCGGGTACCGGGTCACGATCGTGCAGAATCCGCTCACCTCGCTGAGCGACGACATCTCCGCGACCCAGCGCGTCATCGACCGCCAGGACGGTCCGACGGTGCTCGTCGGACACTCCTACGGCGGCACCGTGATCACCGAGGTCGGTGTGGACCCGAAGGTCACCGGGCTGGTCTACGTGTCCGGACTGGCACCCGATGCCGGGGAGACCACCAGCCAGCAGTACGCCGACTACCCCACGCCGCCCAGTTTCGTGATCGAAACCGGGTCGGACGATTTCGGGTTCGTGAACATGGAGAAGTTCAAGGCCGGATTCGCCGGGGACACCACCGACGAGGTCGCCGCGTTCCTGCGCGACTCTCAGGTACCGATCAACATGTCGATCTTCGACGAGACGCTCACCCAGGCCGCCTGGCGGACCAAGCCCAGCTGGGCGGTGGTCGCCACTGCGGACGAGGCCATCGATCCGAGGATGCTCCGGCAGACCGCCGAGCGCGTCGGTGCAGAGATCACCGAGATCGACGCCAGTCACGTCGTGTTCCTCACTCATCCGCGCGCCGTCGCCGACGTGATCGACCGGGCCGCCAAGGAATCGGGTCAGGCGTGA
- a CDS encoding creatininase family protein has product MPKWCDLNRDEVAAAARSGAVAVLPLGAIEQHGAHLPTGTDTLLAAAATTAAVARTGDIMLPALAYGCSLGHTAHWPGTLSLSVATLTAIVTDTGRWVATSGFRKLVVINAHATNGPAAQSALLTLRHEHPSLRTCFASLYDINAEAHKGYFSDADDPHANVAETSMVLHLDPDLVSLDRAVDEEDRTFSRVLTYPMPDVTHSGVVGRPTSATAAGGAALFTVIVDGITRLLEQVRAETEPIPDRAAELPSGDLHSPTKGPS; this is encoded by the coding sequence ATGCCGAAGTGGTGCGATCTGAATCGCGACGAGGTGGCCGCGGCCGCACGTTCGGGAGCCGTCGCGGTGTTGCCGTTGGGTGCGATCGAGCAGCACGGCGCGCACCTGCCCACCGGCACCGACACCCTGCTGGCCGCGGCCGCCACCACCGCCGCCGTCGCGCGCACCGGAGACATCATGCTCCCCGCTTTGGCTTACGGCTGTTCGCTCGGGCACACCGCGCACTGGCCGGGCACCTTGTCGCTGTCGGTCGCGACGCTGACCGCGATCGTCACCGACACCGGGCGCTGGGTGGCCACCTCCGGGTTCCGGAAGCTGGTGGTGATCAACGCCCATGCCACCAACGGGCCCGCCGCGCAGAGCGCTCTGCTCACCCTGCGCCACGAACATCCCTCGTTACGAACCTGTTTCGCATCGCTGTACGACATCAACGCCGAAGCCCACAAGGGGTACTTCAGTGACGCCGACGACCCGCACGCGAACGTGGCCGAGACGTCGATGGTGCTGCATCTCGATCCGGATCTCGTCTCGCTCGACCGGGCCGTTGACGAAGAGGACCGCACATTCAGCCGGGTGCTGACCTATCCGATGCCCGACGTGACCCACAGCGGTGTCGTCGGCCGGCCCACGTCGGCGACCGCGGCCGGCGGCGCCGCCCTGTTCACCGTGATCGTCGACGGAATCACCCGGTTACTGGAGCAGGTCCGCGCCGAGACCGAACCGATTCCCGACCGCGCGGCGGAGTTGCCGTCCGGTGACCTGCACAGCCCAACGAAAGGACCTTCATGA
- a CDS encoding glutamine synthetase family protein, with translation MTNATTGAMNGNAVTITTVEAARAFFDRHQVSTVQFGMTDLDGQLRGKFVPADVFLDSIATRGSSIPNIVFGWDIEDTLMDCFSVSGWHTGFSDVVLMPDLTTLRPVPWEPGHAFVLCDVVHTDGSEVSVVPRTVLARQVARAAALGYRVTAGYELEFYLYRETPETAAAKGYRHLTPAAPGNATFNLNRQSTLEPVIGAIREGMRACDIPILASNTEYGAGQIEINIEHADVLTTADRVAIYKNGVRRIAEQHGYLATFMAKVATDAAGSSGHIHQSMQPLDTPTCNAMWDGDGPSTLMRQAVAGQLATMSDFTALYCPTVNSYKRRVPASWSPVSAVWGNDNRTAALRVIARDEATCRMENRVPGADANPYLALAACVAGVLHGVENRLQPPAPVLGDAYQDDGVPLPRSLAAAVETLAQSTTARTAFGDEFVDHYLASRIWERDRHREQVSDWETGRYFSRV, from the coding sequence ATGACGAACGCGACGACCGGCGCGATGAACGGCAATGCGGTCACGATCACGACCGTGGAGGCCGCCCGGGCATTCTTCGACCGCCATCAGGTCAGCACGGTGCAGTTCGGCATGACCGACCTCGACGGCCAGCTGCGCGGCAAGTTCGTGCCGGCCGACGTCTTCCTCGATTCGATTGCGACGCGGGGATCGTCGATACCCAACATCGTTTTCGGCTGGGACATCGAAGACACGCTGATGGACTGCTTCAGCGTCTCCGGTTGGCACACCGGGTTTTCCGATGTGGTGCTGATGCCGGACCTGACGACGCTGCGGCCGGTGCCGTGGGAGCCCGGGCACGCGTTCGTCCTGTGCGACGTCGTGCACACCGACGGCTCCGAGGTGTCCGTTGTTCCGCGCACCGTCCTGGCCCGGCAGGTGGCCCGCGCCGCAGCGCTCGGCTACCGGGTCACGGCCGGATACGAACTGGAGTTCTATCTGTACCGGGAGACACCGGAGACGGCCGCCGCGAAGGGTTACCGGCACCTCACTCCGGCCGCGCCGGGCAACGCGACCTTCAACCTGAACCGACAGAGCACACTGGAACCCGTCATCGGAGCCATCCGGGAGGGCATGCGTGCCTGTGACATCCCGATCCTGGCGTCCAATACCGAGTACGGCGCCGGCCAGATCGAGATCAACATCGAACACGCCGACGTGCTCACCACCGCCGACCGCGTGGCGATCTACAAGAACGGTGTGCGCCGAATCGCCGAGCAGCACGGATATCTGGCCACGTTCATGGCAAAGGTGGCCACCGACGCGGCAGGCTCGAGCGGCCACATTCATCAGAGCATGCAGCCACTGGACACCCCGACGTGCAACGCGATGTGGGACGGGGACGGTCCATCGACGCTGATGCGGCAGGCGGTGGCCGGCCAGTTGGCGACGATGAGCGACTTCACCGCGCTGTACTGCCCGACAGTCAACTCCTACAAGCGGCGCGTCCCGGCGTCCTGGTCGCCGGTGTCAGCGGTGTGGGGCAACGACAATCGCACCGCCGCGCTGCGCGTCATCGCCCGAGACGAAGCGACCTGCCGCATGGAGAACCGCGTGCCGGGTGCTGACGCCAACCCTTATCTGGCGCTGGCGGCATGCGTGGCCGGGGTGCTGCACGGGGTGGAGAACCGATTGCAGCCGCCCGCACCGGTCCTCGGCGACGCGTACCAGGACGATGGCGTGCCGCTGCCGCGCTCGTTGGCCGCGGCCGTCGAGACGCTCGCACAGAGCACCACAGCCCGAACCGCATTCGGCGACGAGTTCGTCGACCACTATCTGGCTTCGCGGATCTGGGAGCGCGACCGCCACCGGGAACAGGTCAGCGACTGGGAGACCGGACGCTACTTCTCCCGTGTCTGA
- a CDS encoding helix-turn-helix domain-containing protein — MPDESLPEVELRAVEHIARVLAATDDVTVVAQGVAEAIQAGRTHRDVYAYVYDSAAKELVLTGATESPAAEHVGALRLAYGEGVTGWVAATKQSYIVPDEPAQDPRFLAYPGIGEERYGAIFSVPIVSSRAVPLGCITVWATTGHRFDPGEVAFVERMAALVAPVFDTVRERQAGNRLAAVADGLTELASMVASGTSPGSTMDFAVEFLTEAAEVDVTVAFVTDPSGADRMHMTVLTSASGSEIETLRANLLTIDQDIRNGITDWRSAAQSVNRAFDGIAGAVTSCPVRVGAEEFGVLACYRLTARRFTNAEVTLAAAVANQAAVAIRLVLLTDELTSRNRLNWFLRDLTLGRLTGEELRRRAAAVGLDTAAGHVFVVASVSTVEMRRGETRPLTPALAELLADGAVLPPGSVFASTPHQTVAVVPWQGDDASVDALRMPLLEVCSRLRTAGHAVTFGVSKPVSALAELRSALAEAREAVAISSRLDNPNGVFTLDDVGHHLLLMRVSGVDSIRDRYATAVGRIAEYDRVKGTELLETLAVFLHYRSQSVASRELFVHRNTLTQRLTRAANLSGIDVMEPSEWFPLQLALKVHQSRARMTPGTADD; from the coding sequence ATGCCCGATGAGTCGCTGCCAGAGGTGGAGCTGCGGGCCGTCGAGCACATAGCCCGGGTCCTCGCTGCCACCGACGACGTGACGGTGGTCGCCCAGGGTGTCGCCGAGGCGATCCAGGCGGGGCGTACCCATCGCGACGTCTACGCCTACGTCTACGACAGCGCCGCCAAGGAACTGGTCCTGACCGGCGCCACCGAAAGCCCTGCCGCCGAACACGTGGGAGCGTTGCGGCTGGCCTACGGTGAAGGTGTCACCGGCTGGGTCGCCGCCACCAAACAGAGCTATATCGTGCCCGACGAGCCCGCCCAGGACCCACGGTTCCTGGCCTACCCGGGCATCGGCGAGGAACGCTACGGCGCCATCTTCTCGGTGCCGATCGTCTCGTCCCGCGCGGTGCCGCTGGGCTGCATCACGGTGTGGGCGACCACGGGTCACCGTTTCGATCCCGGTGAGGTGGCGTTCGTCGAACGCATGGCGGCACTCGTCGCGCCCGTGTTCGACACCGTCCGAGAACGTCAGGCGGGCAACCGGCTGGCCGCGGTGGCCGACGGGCTCACCGAGTTGGCGTCGATGGTCGCCTCGGGGACCTCGCCCGGTTCGACGATGGATTTCGCGGTCGAGTTCCTCACCGAAGCCGCGGAGGTGGACGTCACGGTCGCCTTCGTAACCGACCCGTCGGGTGCGGACCGGATGCACATGACGGTGCTCACCTCGGCGTCGGGAAGCGAGATCGAGACGCTTCGCGCCAACCTGCTCACCATCGACCAGGACATCCGCAACGGGATCACCGACTGGCGCAGCGCCGCGCAGTCGGTCAACCGTGCGTTCGACGGCATTGCCGGCGCGGTCACGAGCTGCCCGGTGCGCGTCGGCGCCGAGGAATTCGGCGTCCTGGCCTGCTACCGCCTGACCGCTCGGCGGTTCACCAACGCAGAGGTGACCCTGGCCGCGGCGGTGGCGAATCAGGCCGCCGTGGCAATCCGGTTGGTGTTGCTGACCGATGAACTGACGTCCCGCAACAGGCTCAACTGGTTCCTGCGCGATTTGACCCTGGGACGGCTCACCGGCGAGGAGTTGCGGCGCCGCGCGGCAGCGGTCGGGTTGGACACCGCCGCAGGCCACGTGTTCGTGGTGGCGAGCGTGTCCACGGTCGAGATGCGCCGTGGTGAGACGCGACCGCTCACCCCGGCGCTCGCCGAGCTGCTCGCCGATGGCGCGGTGCTGCCGCCTGGCAGTGTGTTCGCGTCCACTCCGCATCAGACGGTCGCGGTGGTGCCGTGGCAGGGCGACGATGCGTCGGTCGACGCCTTGCGGATGCCGCTGCTGGAGGTGTGTTCGCGGCTCCGGACGGCCGGGCACGCCGTCACTTTCGGTGTGTCCAAACCGGTATCGGCGTTGGCCGAGCTCCGCAGCGCCCTCGCTGAAGCCCGGGAGGCGGTGGCGATCAGCAGCCGACTGGACAACCCGAACGGGGTTTTCACCCTCGACGACGTCGGGCATCACCTCCTGTTGATGCGGGTCTCCGGTGTCGACTCGATCCGTGATCGCTATGCCACCGCGGTCGGGCGGATCGCCGAATACGACCGGGTGAAAGGCACCGAACTCCTCGAAACCTTGGCGGTGTTCCTGCACTACCGCAGCCAGAGTGTCGCCAGCCGTGAACTTTTCGTACACCGCAACACCCTGACCCAGCGTCTGACCCGGGCCGCCAACCTCAGCGGCATCGATGTGATGGAGCCGTCGGAGTGGTTCCCGCTGCAACTCGCGTTGAAGGTGCACCAGTCGCGGGCGCGAATGACGCCAGGAACCGCCGACGATTGA
- a CDS encoding cytochrome P450 family protein codes for MSVQLNCERSGQTPLILDDSFLQNPHPVYAELRRRRAVHRVRTWGGVDVWMVTRYAEARQLLADPRLKKHGPTTDSLFPPGNVTSIGTVLGDNMLFRDPPDHTRLRRLVTAAFSAHAIRGLRPAVVDIADELLTAMSHRAPGRVDLMQSLALPLPIRVIGELLGVPPAARTRFSSLVHPVLSSSDPDEERRAGVELTQLLQTIVAAKRKEPAHDVLGHLVHVRDNDDRLSEDELLGTVFLLIVAGYETTVNLIANGVLALLRHPAQMAALRADRSLLPAAVEETLRFESPLNTATVRFTGEPIRVDGIEIPAGELVVIALLGANHDERRFRDPDTFNLLRTDSRHLAFGHGIHHCIGAPLARMEAEIALEGLLSRFQHIELATDEPLKYRSSILMRGLLSLPVHIGGRR; via the coding sequence ATGAGCGTGCAGCTGAACTGCGAACGAAGCGGGCAAACCCCGCTGATTCTTGATGATTCGTTCCTGCAGAACCCGCACCCGGTGTATGCCGAGCTGCGCCGCCGCCGGGCTGTGCACCGGGTACGGACCTGGGGCGGTGTGGACGTCTGGATGGTCACGCGGTACGCCGAGGCACGACAACTGCTCGCCGATCCCCGGCTGAAGAAGCACGGCCCGACCACCGACAGTCTCTTCCCGCCGGGCAACGTCACCTCCATCGGGACGGTACTGGGCGACAACATGTTGTTTCGAGATCCACCCGACCACACTCGGTTACGCCGCCTCGTCACCGCCGCGTTCTCGGCACACGCGATACGCGGGTTGCGTCCGGCCGTCGTCGACATCGCCGACGAACTGCTCACCGCGATGAGCCACCGTGCGCCGGGCCGCGTCGATCTCATGCAGTCGTTGGCTCTGCCACTGCCGATCCGGGTGATCGGCGAGCTACTCGGTGTCCCACCGGCAGCCCGTACCCGGTTCTCTTCGCTCGTGCATCCCGTCCTGAGCTCCAGCGATCCCGACGAGGAGCGTCGTGCAGGGGTGGAGTTGACTCAGCTCTTGCAGACGATCGTCGCTGCCAAGCGGAAGGAACCGGCCCACGATGTGCTCGGTCACCTCGTCCATGTCCGCGACAACGATGATCGGCTCAGCGAGGACGAGTTGCTGGGCACGGTATTTCTGCTGATCGTCGCCGGCTATGAGACGACGGTGAACCTCATCGCCAACGGTGTACTGGCGCTGCTCCGCCACCCGGCGCAGATGGCGGCACTGCGCGCTGACCGATCCCTGCTGCCCGCCGCCGTCGAAGAGACGCTGCGGTTCGAAAGCCCACTCAACACCGCGACCGTCCGATTCACCGGTGAACCGATCCGTGTCGACGGCATCGAGATCCCGGCCGGAGAACTGGTGGTGATCGCCCTGCTGGGCGCCAATCACGACGAGCGTCGGTTCCGCGACCCCGACACCTTCAACCTGCTCCGCACCGACAGCCGCCATCTCGCGTTCGGTCACGGCATCCATCACTGCATCGGGGCGCCACTGGCCCGGATGGAAGCCGAGATCGCGCTGGAAGGACTGCTGTCGCGTTTCCAGCACATCGAACTGGCCACCGATGAACCGCTGAAGTACCGGTCGAGCATCTTGATGCGCGGACTTCTGAGCCTGCCCGTCCATATCGGTGGCCGACGCTGA
- a CDS encoding FMN-dependent NADH-azoreductase, producing the protein MSTLLHIDSSVRTAGSVSRALTARATARWCAVNPAGTVKYRDLAADPIPHLNASNGLALMTPPERHNPAEARTYALSKSLIDEIKAADTVVLGMPLYNYAAPSSVKTWVDHIVAGGLSFTPDGTGLLAATDFVVIESRGGSYLEGTPKHGWDHAESWIAHAVSLTGLKPQIIVAELTMATDDARMAHHRPLAEQSLQRARAEIDCLWGGVPTMAVPPREAAQLGRLRG; encoded by the coding sequence ATGAGCACGCTTCTCCACATCGACTCCTCGGTCCGCACTGCGGGATCTGTCAGCCGCGCGCTGACTGCGCGCGCAACTGCCCGGTGGTGCGCGGTCAATCCGGCTGGGACGGTGAAGTATCGCGACTTGGCTGCCGATCCGATACCGCACCTGAATGCCTCGAATGGTCTGGCGTTGATGACGCCACCGGAGCGACACAACCCCGCCGAGGCCCGGACCTATGCGTTGAGCAAGAGCCTCATCGACGAGATCAAGGCGGCAGACACCGTGGTGCTGGGTATGCCCTTGTACAACTATGCCGCGCCCAGTTCGGTGAAGACCTGGGTCGACCATATTGTCGCCGGCGGATTGTCGTTCACCCCTGACGGCACCGGCCTGCTCGCAGCGACGGACTTCGTCGTGATCGAGAGCCGCGGCGGCAGTTACCTTGAAGGCACTCCGAAACATGGTTGGGACCACGCGGAATCATGGATTGCACATGCTGTTTCGTTGACCGGACTCAAACCGCAGATCATCGTTGCCGAGCTGACCATGGCCACCGATGACGCCCGCATGGCCCACCATCGGCCGCTGGCCGAGCAGAGCCTGCAGCGCGCACGCGCGGAGATCGACTGCCTGTGGGGTGGAGTGCCGACCATGGCAGTGCCGCCGAGAGAGGCGGCACAGCTTGGTCGGCTGCGCGGGTGA
- a CDS encoding alcohol dehydrogenase has protein sequence MVVTGIGGLGAFGSFWGNRTDLQEVLTLAAEGKIRHNVVTTKLDDLNDSLEALGRGDIVGRAVVMFD, from the coding sequence GTGGTCGTCACCGGAATCGGTGGCCTGGGCGCCTTCGGGTCGTTCTGGGGAAACCGCACCGACCTGCAGGAGGTCCTCACCCTCGCCGCCGAGGGGAAGATCAGACACAACGTGGTGACCACGAAGCTCGACGACCTAAACGACAGTCTCGAAGCGCTGGGTCGCGGCGACATCGTCGGGCGTGCGGTCGTCATGTTCGACTGA
- a CDS encoding GMC family oxidoreductase, with protein MSIDMAHADGTLRHDYVIVGAGSAGCVLAARLSENPDTRVLLLESGPEDTRSEIAVPLAWPALWGTEVDYAYDTVPQAGTAGLRHDWPRGHTLGGSSSINAMVFLRGHPNDFDSWNCPGWDYESVLPYFKRMETVEGGDRRYRGTDGPMRPARAHPDAANPLSEVFIRGAAAAGFPLTDDFNGACAEGAGWHDLSITGGARQSTARAYLHPVRGHRPNLTVRTGARARKLIIDGNRCIGVEFDQMGRTMSAFAGVEVIVSAGAVDSPRLLLLSGVGPAAELEAIGVEVVHDLPGVGRNLHDHPACGVVYEAAQPLPVGQHNHAETSMLWRSDASLAGPDMQLMFIHVPFHPPHLSAPANSFTFGVALMAPEARGSIRLSGPQPQRPPLIDPNYLGSEADLRRMVDGIGVAREIAASEPFAPWRAREVLPGPDAADPKALRSFLSTAACTYYHPVGTCMMGLGSDAVVDPRLRVHGLEGLRVADASVMPRVVSVNTNAATIMIGEKAADLILQGALEG; from the coding sequence GTGAGTATCGACATGGCCCATGCGGACGGCACGCTGCGCCACGATTACGTCATCGTCGGCGCCGGGTCTGCCGGATGCGTACTGGCGGCCCGGTTATCCGAGAACCCGGACACCAGGGTGCTGTTGTTGGAATCCGGACCTGAGGACACCCGGTCCGAGATCGCCGTGCCACTCGCGTGGCCGGCCCTGTGGGGGACCGAGGTCGACTACGCCTACGACACGGTTCCGCAGGCGGGCACCGCCGGGCTCCGGCACGACTGGCCGAGGGGACACACGCTCGGGGGCAGCAGCAGCATCAACGCGATGGTGTTCCTGCGTGGGCACCCGAACGACTTCGACAGCTGGAATTGTCCCGGCTGGGACTACGAGTCGGTGCTGCCGTATTTCAAGCGTATGGAAACGGTGGAGGGTGGCGATCGGCGTTACCGTGGCACAGACGGCCCGATGCGCCCGGCACGGGCCCATCCGGACGCGGCCAACCCGCTGTCCGAGGTCTTCATCCGGGGGGCTGCCGCAGCCGGTTTCCCGCTCACCGACGACTTCAACGGCGCATGTGCGGAGGGCGCCGGCTGGCACGATCTGTCGATCACCGGCGGTGCACGGCAGAGCACCGCCAGGGCCTACCTGCACCCGGTGCGCGGCCACAGGCCCAATCTGACCGTCCGGACCGGAGCTCGGGCCCGCAAACTGATCATCGACGGAAACCGTTGCATCGGTGTCGAGTTCGATCAGATGGGTCGGACCATGTCGGCGTTCGCCGGAGTCGAGGTGATCGTCAGCGCGGGTGCGGTGGACTCGCCGAGACTGCTACTGCTGTCGGGAGTGGGTCCGGCGGCCGAACTCGAGGCCATCGGCGTCGAGGTGGTCCACGACCTACCCGGGGTCGGCCGAAACCTGCACGACCATCCGGCGTGCGGGGTGGTGTACGAAGCCGCACAGCCGTTACCCGTCGGACAGCACAACCACGCCGAAACGTCGATGCTGTGGCGCAGCGACGCGTCCCTTGCCGGCCCTGACATGCAGCTCATGTTCATCCACGTGCCGTTTCACCCGCCGCACCTGTCCGCGCCCGCGAACAGTTTCACGTTCGGGGTCGCTCTGATGGCGCCGGAGGCGCGCGGATCGATCCGTCTCTCCGGGCCGCAACCGCAGCGTCCACCGCTCATCGACCCGAACTATCTCGGATCCGAGGCCGACCTGCGGCGGATGGTCGACGGCATCGGGGTGGCGCGTGAGATCGCGGCCAGCGAGCCGTTCGCCCCGTGGCGTGCTCGCGAGGTACTGCCCGGGCCCGACGCCGCCGATCCGAAGGCGTTGCGTTCCTTCTTGTCTACCGCCGCGTGCACCTATTACCACCCGGTGGGCACCTGCATGATGGGTCTGGGTTCGGACGCGGTGGTGGACCCCCGACTGCGGGTGCACGGCCTCGAAGGTCTGCGGGTGGCGGACGCGTCGGTGATGCCGAGAGTGGTGTCGGTGAACACAAACGCCGCCACCATCATGATCGGGGAGAAGGCGGCCGACCTGATCCTTCAGGGGGCTCTGGAAGGCTGA